The Primulina eburnea isolate SZY01 chromosome 8, ASM2296580v1, whole genome shotgun sequence genome contains a region encoding:
- the LOC140839304 gene encoding ethylene-responsive transcription factor ERF024-like, translating to MDFDQENQRWNPSSSSVDHDHALVAEADPDEKSSIASTHKKRGGRKINRRLSELRDPNKKSTISSGNPEMAVVAHDMAAVTLRGKVPLLDFSTSICPPGVEACADDIQNAARYSSCSSSSSCIMSEFLTEKPAPVDKISNDWMMDLWGSKVGCDHGNIGFVDEEMVFSMPDLVNSMAEGMLLTPPAMKRGFKWDDIDDAYTYLDLWGNL from the coding sequence ATGGATTTTGATCAAGAAAACCAGCGGTGGAATCCATCTTCTTCATCAGTTGATCATGATCACGCGCTTGTTGCGGAAGCAGACCCTGATGAGAAATCGAGCATTGCATCCACGCACAAGAAAAGGGGTGGACGGAAAATAAACAGGAGGCTCTCTGAATTGCGTGATCCCAACAAGAAATCAACAATATCCTCCGGTAACCCTGAGATGGCGGTGGTCGCACATGACATGGCAGCCGTGACGCTGCGTGGTAAGGTCCCGCTGCTGGATTTCTCTACTTCTATCTGCCCCCCTGGGGTGGAGGCTTGCGCCGATGATATTCAAAATGCTGCTAGATATTCCTCGTGTTCTAGTTCTTCTAGTTGTATTATGAGTGAATTCCTTACAGAAAAACCTGCTCCTGTAGACAAGATTTCGAATGATTGGATGATGGATTTGTGGGGAAGTAAAGTTGGTTGTGATCACGGGAATATCGGATTCGTGGACGAGGAGATGGTGTTTAGCATGCCGGATTTGGTGAATAGCATGGCGGAGGGAATGCTGCTGACTCCACCGGCTATGAAAAGAGGATTCAAATGGGATGATATAGATGATGCTTACACTTACTTGGATTTGTGGGGAAATTTATAA